GATCTTCTGGCCTTCGTTCAGGCTGGACATGCCAGCGCGCTCGACCGCCGAAATATGAACGAACACATCCGGGCCGCCGTTGTCCGGCTGGATGAAACCATAGCCCTTCTGGCCGTTGAACCACTTCACAGTACCTGTCGCCATGACGAATTCCTTTCAGTCGACATAGATATTTTCTCGTCTGCGCGGCCGCAGACGTTACGCTGGCATCGATTTGAG
Above is a window of Ancylobacter sp. WKF20 DNA encoding:
- a CDS encoding cold-shock protein — its product is MATGTVKWFNGQKGYGFIQPDNGGPDVFVHISAVERAGMSSLNEGQKISFEVLADRRTGKQSAGNLQAA